A region of Anguilla rostrata isolate EN2019 chromosome 10, ASM1855537v3, whole genome shotgun sequence DNA encodes the following proteins:
- the rhbdd3 gene encoding rhomboid domain-containing protein 3 — MHGIIRSEWSCFGSNRSGFPLGAAFSLTLMLSVWLGSIQNNLCLGPDGLFPGLQVHRLALHAISHEELFSLVYSAALLVVLGQSQERRLGTAAFLALSLFSMVLPPLLYVIVLSLSGGQYGRICGYSAAHLTMFTAQCGRLKQRRLLRFIPAWSLPWLLLLVSTVLMTDSSILLHLCAICVGHCYSPAVIGRLQQAEKLAVWGILPARAFISSSPRDCLPTSIARQRPAPFRESLSTGQSASSHRPQWEVSHPGPPQPWPPSPASDWLMEEPAAASQLQLLDEELLRAGILASLQDTPEGPGYKVEVPKSSVSSLRLQQLEKMGFPTEKAVVALAATGKLDGAISLLIDDRIGQEAVVTSKGKSQS; from the exons ATGCACGGTATTATACGCTCCGAATGGTCTTGCTTTGGATCAAATCGCTCAGGCTTTCCACTTGGAGCAGCATTTTCATTAACCCTGATGCTGTCAGTGTGGCTTGGAAGCATCCAAAACAATCTCTGTCTCGGTCCGGATGGATTGTTCCCTGGTCTTCAAG TTCATCGCCTGGCTCTCCACGCCATCAGTCACGAGGAGCTGTTCTCCCTTGTCTacagcgccgccctgctggtggTGCTAGGACAGAGCCAGGAGCGCCGGCTGGGCACAGCGGCATTCCTCGCCCTGTCCCTGTTCTCCATGGTTCTCCCGCCGCTGCTCTACGTCATCGTCCTCTCCCTGTCCGGTGGACAGTACGGCCGGATCTGCGGCTACTCTGCCGCGCACCTTACCATGTTCACAGCGCAGTGCGGTCGCCTAAAGCAGCGAAGGCTGCTTCGTTTCATACCTGCGTGGTCGCTGCCTTGGCTGCTCTTGCTTGTGAGCACCGTGCTAATGACCGACTCATCGATCCTGCTGCACCTGTGCGCAATCTGCGTGGGACACTGTT ACAGTCccgctgtgattggccggctgCAGCAGGCAGAAAAGCTGGCCGTTTGGGGCATCCTGCCTGCACGCGCGTTCATCTCCTCATCTCCCCGCGACTGCTTACCGACCAGCATCGCCAGACAGAG ACCTGCTCCCTTCCGTGAGTCTCTGTCGACGGGACAGTCGGCCTCCTCACACAGACCTCAGTGGGAAGTGTCGCATCCCGGTCCCCCTCAGCCCTGGCCGCCATCCCCTGCGTCCGATTGGCTGATGGAGGAGCCTGCCGCTGCCTCACAGCTTCAGCTATTGGACGAGGAGCTACTTAGGGCGGGAATATTGGCGTCCCTGCAGGACACTCCTGAAGGGCCTGGGTACAAGGTGGAGGTGCCCAAGTCTTCGGTGTCTTCCTTACG gctgcagcagctggagaaAATGGGATTCCCCACGGAGAAAGCAGTGGTTGCGCTCGCAGCCACCGGGAAGCTAGATGGCGCCATTTCCCTGCTGATCGACGACAGGATTGGGCAGGAGGCCGTGGTCACCTCCAAAGGGAAGAGCCAGTCATGA